From a region of the Methylomonas rapida genome:
- a CDS encoding DsbC family protein has protein sequence MPLRQTRLLLASLLVTSTAFAANPPKPPVSDIAAGLLSIKIDGMQDLPISGLKMVKSGEQTVFISSNGRFAFYGGKLMDIWTQQEIKELADIEKVANRIDLSRMKLKPDELGAVTVGHGKAQVLIFIDPRCPYCGKVMQELQALQDQYTFKLVMVPILGPESQNIVVQLACQLAASDTKAKVAVRDRLLKQDYAGLPTEPPTQCNKEPLQKAVVTAKLFDLKGVPFLIAPDGRTHSGAPEVLADWLADKTKAVSSTTTPEPTKVEKKP, from the coding sequence ATGCCTCTTCGCCAAACCCGTTTACTGCTGGCATCGCTGTTAGTCACTTCAACGGCCTTCGCTGCCAACCCGCCAAAACCGCCGGTGTCGGACATTGCTGCAGGCCTTTTGTCGATCAAGATCGACGGCATGCAGGACTTACCGATCTCGGGCCTGAAGATGGTCAAGTCCGGTGAACAAACGGTGTTTATTTCCAGTAACGGCCGCTTTGCCTTTTATGGCGGCAAATTGATGGACATCTGGACTCAACAGGAAATCAAGGAACTGGCCGATATTGAAAAAGTCGCCAACCGTATCGACCTGTCGCGGATGAAACTCAAGCCCGATGAGCTGGGCGCGGTGACGGTCGGCCACGGCAAAGCCCAGGTATTGATATTCATCGATCCCCGGTGCCCCTACTGCGGCAAGGTCATGCAAGAGCTGCAAGCCTTGCAAGACCAGTACACCTTCAAGCTGGTAATGGTCCCCATCCTCGGCCCCGAATCGCAAAACATTGTCGTGCAACTGGCCTGTCAGTTGGCCGCAAGCGATACCAAAGCCAAAGTCGCCGTGCGCGACCGCTTGTTGAAACAGGATTACGCCGGATTGCCAACCGAACCACCCACTCAGTGCAACAAAGAGCCGCTGCAGAAAGCCGTGGTCACCGCCAAGTTATTCGATTTGAAAGGTGTGCCGTTTCTGATCGCCCCGGACGGCCGTACCCACAGTGGCGCACCCGAGGTGTTAGCCGATTGGTTGGCCGACAAAA